Below is a genomic region from Echinicola jeungdonensis.
TTTCCAGCTTCCTAACCTTTCCATCAAAGGAGGGTGGGAATAGTTGACAAAAACGTGCAAGGGATGTGGATTGATTTGGGTTAGTGTTTTGACCGAAAGCGTTTTTAATGCACTGGCCAATGGCTTGCCATCATATGTTTCCTTGGCAAATCGCTCCGCTTCAAATTCGTTTTTCCGGCTAAGCAAATTCATAAATATTCCCAACACGGTACTTATTGGGGAAAACAGTAAGGCAAAACCTATCAAGTTTAAATGGACTGCCCACCTATCACCTCCCATAGCTTGGCTGATTTCTGGTTATTGACGAATAAAGAAAGCAACAAAAGCATCACCCCTAATTGCAGGATACTTATCACCAAGCTTTGGATGATGTGCTTTTCTTGAAGTGCCCTATTTCATGGGCCAGGACTGCTACCAATTCCTCTGGTTTGTGTTGCTCCACCAGGGTATCAAAAAGAACCACCTTTTTCTTTTGCCAAAACCGGAAAAAAGGCATTTGCCTTAGTGGACCGTTTGCTTCCATCCATTACAAAAACATTTTCCAACGAAAACCCCACGGAGGAAGCATATTCCATGATTTTACTTTCAGCTCCCCTTCTTCCAGAGGAGTTAATTTATTGAACAAAGGCAAGATCCATGAAGTGTAAAACATATTGATCAAAACCATGAAAACAGCAGCTACCCCCAAAAGTAAAGCCAGAAACCTTCCCCCAATTCCTGTATCAACCAAAGTAAAAGGGCAAGCAAGCCCCCACCTATTAATATCCCAACCAAATAACCTTTTACTTTATCTCCAAAAAAAGTTTTCCGGGTGGTTTTATTAAACCCAAACTCTTCTTCAATTTTAAAAAGTATGGTAATAATCAAATGGGATGGAAAGCAAATCAGAACCAATAAAAAGCAAGCCAAAAAACAACAGGGATTGTAAGATCATTGGATCTACCATTGGCTAACCCATTGATCCAGCAAACCAAAACCACCCCAGATTAACATCCCCAAGGTGATGACCAAGGAAAACGAGCCACTTATTAGGCCAAAATAATAATTGGTTTTTTGATAAGATTTGGCCTCCTGAAGTTTTTCTTGATCCAAAAAATTTTGAAGGGTAGCAGGTACTTGGGGTACCTTTTGACGAACATTTAACCAGGAAGTGAATTTATCAAACAAAAATCCAAGGGTAATCAACCCGATCATCAAGTATTTTAAACTTTCTGCGCTCATTCGGCAAATCTACTAAAATTTGGGACAGGGAAGAATAGTGTCCCTCAACCTTGGTGCCCCAGGGTTCTTCCTATCTGGAAGACTGAAAGAAATGCTAATTTCATGAGCCCCACCGGACTGAATACCTAATTGGGAAACCGTATAATCAAAACTATAACCAATATCCATTCCGGTTGGCAAACTCAAGCCCAGCAAAACCACCAACGCATCCCGATTAGATTCCTGGTTAATTGGTTTATAAGGAAGCCCTCTATACCAAAAACCCACAATCAAGGGTTCCGCATAAAGGTAAGCCCCTACATCCAGTTGCTCAAATGGGCCTTGCCGTTTATAGTTAAGGGTTGGGGTGATATACCTTTGTTTGTAAGTATGGGTAAAATCCCTTTCATAGCACCATGGCCCAGGGGAATCCGGTAACCTGCATGACCGGAAAACTTGACCGGCAATTTGCTTTCCCCATCAAAAAAAGACTGGTTGGGTTGATTAACATGGTGGGCTGAAGCCCCCAGCCAAAAATTTTCAGTAAAAAAAGCCCTCCAAATGATAAGGAGAGCATATCAATCGGATCCCCCAACCCATTCAGGTTCCCATCTCCTGGCATAGGCGGTGCGAATGGATCATTGGGATCTATTGATTGGCAAAAACCAAATTTTCATAAAAGCCAATATCTCTGCGGATATAGCTGGCTTGAAATCCAGGCCTGAAATACATGGACTCGGCCAATTTAAGTTCATAAGCATAAATCCCCGAAATGGTTAAGGACTTTAAATTTGCTGCCCCTTCAGTATCATTCATCACCATCACCCCTACACCACTATTATACCTTTCCAAAAAGGTATCATAATAAACAGAGAATGTTTTAAATTGGGCATCCAGTCCAGGCCATTGGGTTCGGTAATTGGCACCGATTCTACCTTGCAAATCTGAACCGGCAAAAGCGGGATTTAAATATAAAGGAGCTGCATAATATTGAGTATATTGTGGATCTTGGGCATAAGCATCACCTGTATAAATAATATACATCAAAATACAAAAAACAATATATATAAAAGACCTAAACAATTTTTTGTTCGTTTATTTGAGTAACATGTGTTTATTAAACGACATGATAAGACAGGTGTTTTATCCTGGTAAAAGTAAATTATGAAAAGGAATCGTCCCAACATAACAAAAAAACATTTTTACTGTCCTAATATTGGTATTTTCATACCTTTTACACCCAATATACAGCTATTCACAGGGATATAATGAAAAACGAATGGGTTTTTGGGTACTGTGGCACAGCCAGGATAATAATTATATTTCATTTGGAAAGGTGAAAATCCTACCGTCCTCAGTTTACCAGGTTCTCAACTTTGGGTACGGCAATGTAGCCTTAGCTATTGACCCCATCACTGGTGAAACACTATTTTACACCGATGGGGCTTTGGTTTATAATTATTTAAATGAACCTATGCAAGGTGTGGTAGGCGAATTGGGAGGAATGGAAGATGAAAGGCAAACAGTTGCCATCGCTGAATTGGATTTTGAACCTCAAGGGGGGAATAGATTATTTTACACCTTTTACATTACCCCTGGAGGACAATTGGAATATGCCATCATGGACATGAACGACCAAGGAGGAGCCCCCTCCAACCAACCTCCAGCAGGATCAGTTTCTCCTGGGGGCACCATAGGCCCATCCGAAGGCCCTATTATTGTAATAAAAGCACCAGGCCAGCCAAGTTTCCTCATCAGTTTTGAAAATGGGCAAGTGATATCCAGGGAAATCCTGATCAAGAAGGGCAATTCGGAGCCCCCGGTCCACTCCCTTGGATTTCACTCCTAAGGCAATTTATTACGAGGAAGTCACCAATACTTTATTATTCATACCTGAGGAACCTGGAATAAACATCACTCTTGTCAACATCAACCCAACACGGGGTTCATTTGGATCCCACTTCGAAATCCAGCAATCAGCAGGTCCTGAAACAATTGAAGGAGTGGTTGTTTCCCCAAATACAGATTATTTTTATTATAGCCAGGGAGACCAGATACTAAGAGTTCCTGCCAGTGGAGATTTTGATGGAACGCCAGAAGCTATCCCGTTAAATAATCCCGTAGAAAATGTTTATGACCTCAAATTTGGACCGGATGGTAAACTATATTATATCTATCAAGAGGAAAACAGTGATGCTTTTTAGTTGGAACAGTCAATAACCCAGAAGAGGAGGACCTGCTTAATGTAGAGGTGGATGAAGACCCTTTCCAGGGAACTGATTTTTGTGGATCTATATTTCCCCATTTTGCTCCAGATATGGATGGCATTAGTGGAACGGTGGATTTTTCCTGGTCCCCAAATCCCCCTTGCATGAATAATCCCTGCAGTTGACTTCAAATATAATTCCACCAAATATTCCAGTAGAAACCTATGAGTGGACGATTAATCCGGCCCCAACAGATCAAGATGGTGAGGAACTTGAGTAGATTTAAATGAGGAACATCTTCTTTTACCCGCAGCGGCCACCAATGAACAAAACATTAACGTTTCACTGGTGGTAGAATTTGGAGATGGTAGTAAGGATTCAGTAGCCTACCCCATTACCTTGCAGGAAAACAACCTTCAGGCCAACTTTATGCCCTCAGATACAACTACCTGTAACCAATGTGTTGACCTGAATGAAATGCTGGATGTCTCCAGTGGTGAGGAAGGCCAGGGTGGGGGAACTGGAGGTGGAGGGACCGGTGGAGGCCAAGGAGGCGGCCAAACCAACTATGAGTATTTCTGGTCCAATAAAAAGGATGAAGGATGGATACCTGAAGGAGCCAATGAAGTTTGTGAGCCGGGCTTATATTGGGCATTGGTTAGGGAACCAGGATCCTCTTGTTATGTTTATGCACAAACCAGGGTCAAAATGTGGGACCCGGAGACCGATCAAAAGATAGATGACCAGACCAATTCGGTTTGGTACTTTGGCCAAAACGGTGGGCTAAATTTCAACCCGACCCTGACGACCCGGATGGAATTGTCCCCCGCCCAGTGGAAGACCCTGGTTTTGGATGGAATCTACCTGCAGGGACTACCACCATCTCTGACCAAACCGGACAGGTTTTGTTTTATACTGATGGCCAAACCGTTTGGGATCTTAATGGAAATGTCATGGAAGGGGGACAGGATATAGGAGGTGACAATTCCTCTTCCCAAAGTGTGGTGGCCGTACCCATCCCACAGGAAGAATCTCTATATTACCTGTTCACCACTGAATCGGCAAGTGGAGGAAGCAACCAGGTAAAATTTAGTCTGGTAGATATCAAGGGGGAAAACCCAGTGGGGTAGGAAGTGTGGTAAGTGGGGACAACTTCTTATTCAGCCCCGGCACGGAACAAGCGGCTGCCCTGACAGCAGGAGACACCACCTGGATGATGTTTCATGAAATGGGCAACAACTCTTTTAGAGCTTATCCTATTACCAATGAGGGAATTGGGCAACCCGTAATCAGTTCAGCAGGAAGCGACCATAATTTTGGCACTGGAGTTGGAACCATGAAATTCAATTCCGATGGAAGCAAATTGGCTGTTACCATCAATGATGGAGGAGAAAATAAAGTTGAAATTTTGATTTGATCAGGACACTGGTCTTTTGACCCCTTATGCTTCTATTGATTTGATGTCCAATGATGAGGTGTATGGTCTGGAGTTTTCCAATGACGGGCAAAGAATTTTTGTCTCTTACCGCAATGGAGGAGGCATTCAGGAATTCCCTGTAGAAGGGGGAACTACCACCGATAACACTGACCCTGACAACCCCATTACACAATCCTGTCCAAGCTGCTTTGAAAATGCCTCCACTCAGGCTGCAATAGAACAATGTATTCTGACAATATCACGACCTTAGCCCAAAGCAGTGGCCAAAATTTGGGAGCCCTCCAAATTGGCCCGGATGGGCAGATATATGCCTCAATTGTTGGAGCAAGTCAGGTTGGACAGATCCAGGCGGCACTGACTGCAACAGCAGCACCTACCGTCCTGACGGACCACAAACAGGTGGCACCAATGGACTGGGCTTACCCTCCTTTGTTCAAAACTCTGGAAGCAGTATCCCTGAGCCGGGACTGGAAGGGCCAGATAGATTATGTTTGGCAGATGGAGAAGCACTGGGCACATTTGAAGGAGGTGGAGAACCCGATATTGACAGTTATTTTTGGACCATTACGGATACTGATGGGAATGAGATCCACACTTTTGGAGGTGTCGGTGAAGATTTCCAAACCATGGAATACCCCTTGATTCGGCTGGGGTTTATACTGTTACTTTGGATGTGGAAAGGTGCCGGGTAGGATTTAATTATCACCATGAAACAAAAGAAGTAGAAATTCCTCCCCCTCCTGTCCTTACCTTGATTGATGATGTTACTACTTGTAGTGGCAACCCTGTAACCTTAACAGCTATAGATGGCTATGATGAAAGTGAGGATCTGTATAATTTTGATTGGAGAAATGCTGCTGGTGAAGTATGGGAGACAGCTCATCCAATACTATTGTAGTGGATGAGGCAAGCATTTATACAGTAACCGTTTCTTATAAAACCCCTGTCGGAGAAGACCCGGCGACTTACGAAACATGTGCTGTTTCAAGTTCTGTATTTGTGGGACCCGCTTTTGATTTTGACCTGAACCAAACTGCCGAATCATCATGTTACAATGAAAATGTTGTCAATTTTGCACCAAAAACCCCAGTGGAAGGGGATTGGGCCTACCAGGTTCAAGGGGACAGCACCTCATTTGTTTCACTTGGAAGAGGCTTTGAGTTAAACTTGAATGTTTCCAATTACCCGGTCCGGGAATTATGATATTATATTCACCACTGAAGATCCCATTCTTGAAGGTTGTATAGTTGAAAAAAGGGCAGAATTGGAGGTAAGCCCTCTGCCTGAATTTTCCATTGATGCAATTACCCCGGCAACAAGTTGTAACAGTTTGGATGGAAGTTTTGAAATCAATATGGAATCCGATGCGGATTCTGTTATCGTAGTGGAAACCGGAATGAATTTTATTAACGTCACCCAAGGAGAAACATTGACTCCCGGCAACCTTGATCCTGGAATTTACACCGTCAAGGCAAGGCTAGGAGGCTGCGTCAATTTTAAAACTGTAAGCATTCAAAACAACAATCCTCCTAGTAGCTTTGACCCAACGGTAACCCCTAACTCAGAAGTTTGCGGCCCGGATGGAACCCTAATGGTTCCCTTGATATAGAATTGGCAGATCTTCTCAGGGAGGAGAATATGTGATTACCCGTGAATTGGATGGTGTTCAATTTATGGGATCTTTTACCGGAAATACATCCGTGTCCCTAAGCAGTGGAGAATATGCAGTAGAGTTATCTGATGCCAGTGGTTGCGCTTTTCATATGACAGTCTTTTTACAATTGAAGGAAAAAACAGGGTGGATTTTTCCATCCCAACCCAAACTATCGCCTGCGAGGCTTTTATTTTCAGGCCTCAATCCGAGGAGGACTTAACATTTACTATCACGGATCCAAATGGGACTACCTTAAGTCCAGATTCAGAAGGAAATTTCACCTTAGGGTTGGAAGGGACCTACCAGGTAAAGGGAGCACCAGCAGATCCTAACAATGAAGATTGTCCAAGAATAAGAGATTTGAACCTGGTTTTAAATGATCAGGTAATATATGAAGTATCAGGCCCGCAATATCAATGTAACTCTCCAAGAGGGGTTTACCGAGCCGTACTTGATCCTGGGTTTGATCCTGATGATTATATTTTTATGTGGAGGAACAGTGAGGGCACAATAGTCAATAGGGGTCAGACAATATCCTCCGCTCAACAAGAAGAATTATCACTGGAGGTTCAACCAAAAATTGGGGCTGCCTGCCCGGGACCTCCAATTACTTTTGAAACCGTCCCATTTGTTCACCAAGCCCAGGTATCCCTGAATGCAGAGTCCGGCATTTGTTTTGACAACACCCCTGCTGTCATTACTGCTGATATTGATGTTGAACTATCTGATGAAATCAGGATAGAATGGCACCGGGTAACTAATGGAAATTCAGAAAGGATCCCCCAATTTGACGATTTGACTGAAATTTCAGTAGATGAATCTGGGACATACCGGGCTTTTGTAATCAATGAAACCGCAGACCTGCAATGTATCATAGGAACAGATGAAATTGAAGTTTTCAGATCGGATTCAGAACCACCTGTTTTAGAGGAGAGTTATACCATTTGTGCCATTGAAGGGGTGTCTACAACCTTGGATTCATTGGGAAATTGGTCTGAATATGAGTGGTGGCTTGATGGAGAATTGGTCAGCACTGACTCCACCTTCACTCCTATCGAACCGGGCAATTATGAACTTATTCTTTCAGATCAGGCCAGCTGTGAATATGCACTTTCATTTGAAGTAATTGAGGATTGTAGGCTCCTGATCACCATTCCTACAGGTCTTGTCCCTGGAGACGAGGAAAGAAACTTTGTTGTTTACGTCAATGATTTTGTGGATGAGATCAGTGTTTTGATTTATAACCGATGGGGCGAGTTAATTTATCATTGTATAGAGGAAAATGTTCCAGAAAATTCCCCATTTTGCGAATGGAATGGATTTGTCAATGGCAAAAAGGTCCCCATAGGCACCTACCCTGTCATTGTCAAATATAAAAGCCAGGACCAAAACCTAGAACAAACCATCAAAAAAGCTATTGTAGTAGTAGAATAAACGCATGATCACATTAATTTCCCCAGCCAAATCACTGGATTTAAGCAGCACTGACATTTCATTATCGACTCAACCTGATTTTCCCAAGGAAATCCAATCCTTGGTTTCCATCATGAAGAAAAAGTCCACTTCTGACATCCAAATTTGATGAAAGTCAGTGAAAACATTGGAGAACTTAACCATGAGAGGTATAGAAATTTTGAAAAAGAGTTTACCCGGGAAAATTCAAAGCAGGCGCTTTTGACTTTTAATGGGGATGTTTACAGAAATATGGATATTGAACATTATTCCTTAAAGGATTTTGAATTTGCCCAAGAACATCTTAGGATCCTTTCCGGTTTATACGGACTCCTTAAACCCATGGACTTGATCCAACCCTATCGTTTGGAGATGGGAATTTCCCTGGAAAATAAAAAAGGGAAAAACCTTTATGAATTCTGGGGCGATAAAATTGCAAAAGCAATTGATAAAGCCAGCAATGGTGATCCTGTGATTGACCTGGCATCCAAAGAATATGGAAAAAGCAGTCAATCTTAAAGCATTAAAAAGCCCCATCGTTCATGTTAACTTTAAGGAATTCCGGAATGGGAAATATAAAATTGTAGGTACTTTGGCCAAACAAGCCAGGGGAATGATGGCCAATTATATTATCAAAAATAAAATCAATGACCTGATAAAATCAAACTCTTTAATGAAGACGGTTATGAATTTTCGGAGCCCGAAAGCAAAGGAAATAAGTGGATTTTCGTACGTTAATAAAACATAGCCTTAATATATATTTAAGGCTATGTTTTATTAACGTACGAAAATCCACTTATTTCCTTTGCTTTCGGGCTCCGAAAATTCATAACCGTCTTCATTAAAGAGTTTGATTTATCAGGGTCATTGATTTTATTTTGATAATATAATTGGCCATCATTCCCCTGGCTTGTTTGGCCAAAGTACCTACAATTTTATATTTCCCATTCCGGAATTCCTTAAAGTTAACATGAACGATGGGGCTTTTTAATGCTTTAAGATTGACTGCTTTTCCATATTCTTTGGATGCCAGGTCAATCACAGGATCACCATTGCTGGCTTTATCAATTGCTTTTGCAATTTTATCGCCCCAGAATTCATAAAGGTTTTTCCCTTTTTATTTTCCAGGGAAATTCCCATCTCCAAACGATAGGGTTGGATCAAGTCCATGGGTTTAAGGAGTCCGTATAAACCGGAAAGGATCCTAAGATGTTCTTGGGCAAATTCAAAATCCTTTAAGGAATAATGTTCAATATCCATATTTCTGTAAACATCCCCATTAAAAGTCAAAAGCGCCTGCTTTGAATTTTCCCGGGTAAACTCTTTTTCAAAATTTCTATACCTCTCATGGTTAAGTTCTCCAATGTTTTCACTGACTTTCATCAAATTTTGGATGTCAGAAGTGGACTTTTTCTTCATGATGGAAACCAAGGATTGGATTTCCTTGGGAAAATCAGGTTGAGTCGATAATGAAATGTCAGTGCTGCTTAAATCCAGTGATTTGGCTGGGGAAATTAATGTGATCATGCGTTTATTCTACTACTACAATAGCTTTTTTGATGGTTTGTTCTAGGTTTTGGTCCTGGCTTTTATATTTGACAATGACAGGGTAGGTGCCTATGGGGACCTTTTTGCCATTGACAAATCCATTCCATTCGCAAAATGGGGAATTTTCTGGAACATTTCCTCTATACAATGATAAATTAACTCGCCCCATCGGTTATAAATCAAAACACTGATCTCATCCACAAAATCATTGACGTAAACAACAAAGTTTCTTTCCTCGTCTCCAGGGACAAGACCTGTAGGAATGGTGATCAGGAGCCTACAATCCTCAATTACTTCAAATGAAAGTGCATATTCACAGCTGGCCTGATCTGAAAGAATAAGTTCATAATTGCCCGGTTCGATAGGAGTGAAGGTGGAGTCAGTGCTGACCAATTCTCCATCAAGCCACCACTCATATTCAGACCAATTTCCCAATGAATCCAAGGTTGTAGACACCCCTTCAATGGCACAAATGGTATAACTCTCCTCTAAAACAGGTGGTTCTGAATCCGATCTGAAAACTTCAATTTCATCTGTTCCTATGATACATTGCAGGTCTGCGGTTTCATTGATTACAAAAGCCCGGTATGTCCCAGATTCATCTACTGAAATTTCAGTCAAATCGTCAAATTGGGGGATCCTTTCTGAATTTCCATTAGTTACCCGGTGCCATTCTATCCTGATTTCATCAGATAGTTCAACATCAATATCAGCAGTAATGACAGCAGGGGTGTTGTCAAAACAAATGCCGGACTCTGCATTCAGGGATACCTGGGCTTGGTGAACAAATGGGACGGTTTCAAAAGTAATTGGAGGTCCCGGGCAGGCAGCCCCAATTTTTGGTTGAACCTCCAGTGATAATTCTTCTTGTTGAGCGGAGGATATTGTCTGACCCCTATTGACTATTGTGCCCTCACTGTTCCTCCACATAAAAATATAATCATCAGGATCAAACCCAGGATCAAGTACGGCTCGGTAAACCCCTCTTGGAGAGTTACATTGATATTGCGGGCCTGATACTTCATATATTACCTGATCATTTAAAACCAGGTTCAAATCTCTTATTCTTGGACAATCTCATTGTTAGGATCTGCTGGTGCTCCCTTTACCTGGTAGGTCCCTTCCAACCCTAAGGTGAAATTTCCTTCTGAATCTGGACTTAAGGTAGTCCCATTTGGATCCGTGATAGTAAATGTTAAGTCCTCCTCGGATTGAGGCCTGAAAATAAAAGCCTCGCAGGCGATAGTTTGGGTTGGGATGGAAAAATCCACCCTGTTTTTTCCTTCAATTGTAAAAAGACTGTCATATGGAAAA
It encodes:
- a CDS encoding M48 family metalloprotease, giving the protein MGGDRWAVHLNLIGFALLFSPISTVLGIFMNLLSRKNEFEAERFAKETYDGKPLASALKTLSVKTLTQINPHPLHVFVNYSHPPLMERLGSWK
- a CDS encoding M48 family metalloprotease; amino-acid sequence: MEANGPLRQMPFFRFWQKKKVVLFDTLVEQHKPEELVAVLAHEIGHFKKSTSSKAW
- a CDS encoding gliding motility-associated C-terminal domain-containing protein, with amino-acid sequence MDFSIPTQTIACEAFIFRPQSEEDLTFTITDPNGTTLSPDSEGNFTLGLEGTYQVKGAPADPNNEDCPRIRDLNLVLNDQVIYEVSGPQYQCNSPRGVYRAVLDPGFDPDDYIFMWRNSEGTIVNRGQTISSAQQEELSLEVQPKIGAACPGPPITFETVPFVHQAQVSLNAESGICFDNTPAVITADIDVELSDEIRIEWHRVTNGNSERIPQFDDLTEISVDESGTYRAFVINETADLQCIIGTDEIEVFRSDSEPPVLEESYTICAIEGVSTTLDSLGNWSEYEWWLDGELVSTDSTFTPIEPGNYELILSDQASCEYALSFEVIEDCRLLITIPTGLVPGDEERNFVVYVNDFVDEISVLIYNRWGELIYHCIEENVPENSPFCEWNGFVNGKKVPIGTYPVIVKYKSQDQNLEQTIKKAIVVVE
- a CDS encoding YaaA family protein, which translates into the protein MKVSENIGELNHERYRNFEKEFTRENSKQALLTFNGDVYRNMDIEHYSLKDFEFAQEHLRILSGLYGLLKPMDLIQPYRLEMGISLENKKGKNLYEFWGDKIAKAIDKASNGDPVIDLASKEYGKSSQS
- the yaaA gene encoding peroxide stress protein YaaA, whose product is MEKAVNLKALKSPIVHVNFKEFRNGKYKIVGTLAKQARGMMANYIIKNKINDLIKSNSLMKTVMNFRSPKAKEISGFSYVNKT